The genomic DNA CCGGGAAGTCCGCGGGCGGGCGCAGCCGCTGACCGGGCTTGCCGGCCAGCTCGTACTTGAGCAGCCCGGCCGCCTTCTCGGGGTCGGTCACCCCCACCCCGTACGAGGGGCACAGCCCGGCCACCGGGCAGGCGCCGCAGGCCGGCTTCTGCGCGTGGCAGACGCGGCGGCCGTGGAAGACCACGCGGTGCGAGAGCATCGTCCACTCCGACGTGGGGAAGATCGCGGCGACCGCCGCCTCGACCTTCACCGGATCCTCCTCGGCCGTCCAGCCGAAGCGGCGGGCGAGCCGACCGAAGTGGGTGTCCACCGTGATGCCCGGCACGCCGAAGGCGTTGCCCAGCACCACGTTGGCGGTCTTGCGGCCGACACCGGGCAGGGTGACCAGGTCCTCCAGGCGGCCGGGAACCTCGCCGCCGAACTCGTCCCGCAGCGCGGTGGAGAGCCCCAGCAGCGACTTCGCCTTGTTGCGGAAGAAGCCGGTCGGCCGGATCAGCTCCTCCAGCTCCTCCGGGACGGCCGCGGCCATGTCCTCCGGCGTGGGGTACTTCGCGAACAGCGCCGGCGTGGTCTGGTTCACCCGCAGGTCGGTGGTCTGCGCGGACAGCACGGTCGCCACCAGCAGCTGGAACGGGTTGTCGAAGTCCAGCTCCGGGTGCGCGTACGGGTACAGCTCCGCCAGCTCCCGGTTGATCCGCCGGGCCCGCCGCACCATCGCCAGTTGCGACTCCGGCTTCTTCGGCTTCACCGCCGCCTTCTTCGCCGCCGGCTTCGGCGCCGCCGCCTTCCGGACCTTGCTCTCTGCCATGCACGAAGGCTACGCCGGATCACCGCGGGCCCAGCGGCAAACCGGAGGAGGAGTTGGGTACGGGGCCGGTGGGCCGGGGTCAGGGGGTGAAGTGGGCGTTGACGGTGGGGAAGTCGAAGACGCCGTCGAGGGTGGTGAGGCCGCCGGTGGTGAGGAGTTCGGTGGCGGCGCGGTGGGCGGCGGTGTAGGCGGCCTGGGCGAGGGCGGTGCCCAGGCTGATCCGGCGGACGCCGGCGGCGGCGAGTTCGGTGGCGGTCGGGCCGCCCGGGACGGCCATGGCGTTGACCGGGAGGGGTGAGCGCGCGCAGAGCTCGCGCAGCGCGTCCAGGTCGAGCAGGCCCGGGACGAAGAGGCCGTCGGCTCCGGCCTCGGCGTACGCCTCGGCCCGGCGCAGCGTCTCCTCCGGGCGGTCGGCCGGGGCGCCGATGCCGAAGAGGTGGACGTCGGTGCGGGCGTTGAGGAAGAACTCCGGCAGGCCCGCGTCGGCGGCGGCCCGCCGGGCGGCGCGCAGCCGGGCGACCTGCTCCTCGATCCCGAACAGCGGACCGCCGACCGCTGCGGAGTCCTCCAGGTTGACGCCCACGGCGCCCGCCCCCACCACGGCCCGGACGGTCTCGGCGACCGCGTCGGGCGCCGGGCCGTAGCCGCCCTCGATGTCGGCGGTCACCGGGACGTCGACGGCGTCGGCCACGCGGCGGATCGCGTCGACCATCTCCTGCCGGTCCAGCCGCTGGCCGTCGCCGCGCCCGACCGACCAGGACACGCCCCCGCTGGTGGTGGCGATCACCTCGGCTCCGGCCCCCGCGATCACCGCCGCGCTGCCGGCGTCCCAGGCGTTGGGGAGGATCAGTGCGGCGGGACCGGCCGCGAGGGCGCGCAGGCGGCGGGCCCGGTCGAGGGTGCGGGGGGCGGTGGGAGCAATGGGGTGCTGGATCTCGGTGGTCATGGGGAGCATGCAACCGGGCGGACGGGCGGTAGCAAACTGATTAGGCTCAGACCGAATCCTGGTGCGAGGAGGCGGTTGTGCGGACCCGGTTGACGCTCTCGGCGGGCGACCTCGCCCGGACCCGGTTCGCCGTCTCACCGATGTGGGAGGTGGTCACC from Kitasatospora terrestris includes the following:
- the nth gene encoding endonuclease III, with protein sequence MAESKVRKAAAPKPAAKKAAVKPKKPESQLAMVRRARRINRELAELYPYAHPELDFDNPFQLLVATVLSAQTTDLRVNQTTPALFAKYPTPEDMAAAVPEELEELIRPTGFFRNKAKSLLGLSTALRDEFGGEVPGRLEDLVTLPGVGRKTANVVLGNAFGVPGITVDTHFGRLARRFGWTAEEDPVKVEAAVAAIFPTSEWTMLSHRVVFHGRRVCHAQKPACGACPVAGLCPSYGVGVTDPEKAAGLLKYELAGKPGQRLRPPADFPGEAAARADAVAHDGRVADLATADGEGDAA
- a CDS encoding isocitrate lyase/phosphoenolpyruvate mutase family protein, coding for MTTEIQHPIAPTAPRTLDRARRLRALAAGPAALILPNAWDAGSAAVIAGAGAEVIATTSGGVSWSVGRGDGQRLDRQEMVDAIRRVADAVDVPVTADIEGGYGPAPDAVAETVRAVVGAGAVGVNLEDSAAVGGPLFGIEEQVARLRAARRAAADAGLPEFFLNARTDVHLFGIGAPADRPEETLRRAEAYAEAGADGLFVPGLLDLDALRELCARSPLPVNAMAVPGGPTATELAAAGVRRISLGTALAQAAYTAAHRAATELLTTGGLTTLDGVFDFPTVNAHFTP